In Pangasianodon hypophthalmus isolate fPanHyp1 chromosome 1, fPanHyp1.pri, whole genome shotgun sequence, the genomic window GACTACTCAtaatacaatatacacaataaaatacttttgttttttctaagCACAGACCCAGCCTGTAGCTTGTAACCACTGTAAAATACTCATGATCATTACAGCTCCTGTGAATAAACACCATCATAAACATACACTGCGTGTGTTGCTACATTACAGACATGTAATGTAGCAACCAAACTGCCAAACTGTCAATGGCAGATATTTAGTTTTCAATGGACAATATCCTTTTTAAATTGccgtactgtatatactgtgtatacacTGAGTTACCAGATTATTGGTTATGAAAATATAGTAACTAATAGACTGGCCATATCAGTatgtgaaacactgaaatattaaaatacagaaCTAATACAAACAACTATACAccatataaaaattattaaatagtatccatttaaaaaatgttaacttTTGCGATGGACCATCTTGTTTTTGTACGACTGTTTTGTACGACctgtgaaggtgtgctgtggtatttggcaccaagacattagcagcagatcctttaagtcctgtaagttgtgaggtggggcctccttggttcagacttgtttgtccagcacatcccacagatggttgatcggattgagatctggggaaattGGAGGCCaattcaacaccttgaactcgttgtcatgttcctcagaccattcctgaacaatttttgcagtgtggcagggagcattatcctttTGAAAggggccactgccattagggaatactattgccatgaaggggtgtacctggtttgcagcaatgtttaggtaggtggtacgtgtcaaagtaacatccacatgaataccAGAACCCAagctttcccagcagaacattgcccagagcatcacactgcctccgctggcttgccttcttcccacagtgcatcctggtgccatctcttccccaggtaagcgacgcacacgcacccagccatccacatgatgtaaaagaaaacatgattcatcaaaCCAGGCTACCTTCTTCCACTGTGCCATTGTCCTGTCCTGGTGCTCACATGGCCATTGTAGGTACTTTCAGTGgtagacaggggtcagcatgggcactctgaccggtctgtggctacgcatccccatacacagcaagctgcgatgcactgtgtgttctgacacctttctatcatagacATCATTAacgttttcagcaatttgtgctacagtagctcttctgtgggatcggagcgGATAGGCTAGgcttcgctccccacacgcatcaatgagccttgggcgcccctgaccctgtcgctggttcaccggttgtccttgcttggatcacttttggtaggtactaaccactgcgtaccaggaacaccccacaagacctgctattttggagatgctttgacccagtcatctagccatcacaatttggcccttgtcaaagtcactcagatccttacgcttgcccatttttcctccttcgaacacatcaacttcgagaactgactgttcacttgctgcctattATATCTcactccttgacaggtgctattgtaacgagataatccatgttattcacttcacctgtcagtggttttaatgttatggctgatctgtgtatagTTCTTTATACATAAATTGACCCAAGATGCTATGGGTAGAAATATGCCACTGCTCAAAATATGACTGGGGCAGCACGTAAAGGTCAATATTGTAGCTGTGTTATGTTAGTCCTGCCTTTCCAATAAAAAGAGCCAATTTCCTTGTTGGATAATGCTGCATACGACTTAACTCAGAAGTGAGAATTCTAAACTCTGAATTCTGTAAATTTTACAAtggacaaagcagctttacagaaatatctaaattccagatataaattttaaatttataaatgtatccctactgagcaagccagaggcgacagtgggaATGAAAAACTCaactgagatgacatgaggaagaaaccttgagaggaatccGACTCAAAAGGGAGTCAGCATAGTTAGGAGTAATAATGCATTAAATCTGAAGATTGCTGCTGTCTTTCAGAATATTTCCTCTGTGACACTTTCAGGTTTTGACAGGGTACTAAGGAGATATTAAGTGCCTCTAAGGAAAAGATATAGGTTTCCTTTTAAAAGGAACATTTAAAGTACGAGGTCTATGCAAAGTTTTAAAGGGAACTGTCCAGTTAGTAACAGTGATCTACTGATTGACTTTgtaagtttttgcacatgtgaTTGATTTGAGTTTGGAGTATTTAGGGTTCTTTTATGCTTGCTATGAGTAATGCTTTTACTCAGGTAAAAGGTAAGGGTTGTAGTTATCTAAGTAATTAAGGAAAACTGTAATAATCTGTGCAGTGAAGGACACAGCCCAAACCATGTTAGCAGCTTGCAATAGCATATTTCTACAAGTCAGAACAAAATTCCCACCATAAGACAACAATTCCCAACAATTCCCTTAATAAGACACTTTATGTCTTTACACTTTATACCGCTGTATATTTACTAGTCAGCATTGTGCAaaagttttgaatttttttttgaaagattgcatacaatttttaaaattaagcaATAAATTGATCATAATTATAGTCAATACATTAGACCTTATGTAAagactattcattttttatttaatataacagtTCAAATCATCAAAGAATCCTCCATTTGCTACAGTTAAAGCTTTGCAGACATAATTCATTCTACAAATTTCAACCCATGCCTTCAGTTTATCTTCCAAGAATAGTGACTGGCTTGTACAGTAGAGCAGTTTATCTCTGACTTTACAGTGAATCTCCCCCCACAAAAGCTCAGTAGGGCTGAGATCTGGCAGTTGTGCTAGCTAATCAATGACAATGGCAATCAATGACAGTACTCTGACAGTACATTGTTTATTTACCTAATAGTTCTTGCATAGCTTAGAAGTACGCTTCAGATCGTTGTcctgttcatttattaattaatactttttcagtaactgctttattctggtcatgGTTGTGGTGGATCTAGAGATTATCCGGGGAACACTGGACGTGAGGCAGCAAATAGGCGTATAGCTgatccacctactgacatgtttttgggaagtgggcgGAAACCAAAGTACCCAGACAAAAGCCCGggagacatggggagaacatgcacagacactCCACACAAGCAGTAATCCCAGCTCAGAATCTGCAAGTGCCAGTCCACTACATACCTTCAACCCAAGTAAAGAcaatttatttgctttattgaGCAGAATAACTGGTTCTGAGTTAACAGAATTACAAAAGTTTCTCTAATAACCAGTTAGAATTTAATcatgatttattaaatatgagctaacaatgttttttttttattttgttttatgaaaAAACAAAGCTTATTACTGTGCTTCACCTGCAAAAGTAAGACATCTAACTTGTTCTTCTGGAAACACATTAACTGAGAACTACAGGTCTCCATGTCTTAACTTTCTGTGCTGAAAATTGTTGAGAACAGCTATAAAATACATCTTCTACTTCAAAGCAGgtataggcaaaaaaaaaagaaagccagAGAAACAAAATTCTTTAGAGTGTAGTATATGATGTATACTATATCATGACAAGAAATCAACACTAGCATGTTTTTACAAATTTCAAACAAGTTGAGAGGAAAATACCATTAGCACCATATTTCAAACCCATTTCAACTGGTGCATTAATACAGTTAATACATGGGAATCTATCATCCAAAACAAAATACTAATACAGTGTAGTTTTTAATGAGCTTCTGGTTTGGCTGCACCAGTAGAACGTTtgcctctttaaaaaaaaaaaaaaaaaaaaaaaaaaaaagctatgtaTGGAACTGATGACTTAGCTTCTTGACAAGATGGTTGGAAACATTACTTGGAAATATTGCTTTGAAAAATAAGAAgagagaaattaaaatgaaaatctgaaaatagtTTCACTTCCTGCTTAAGACAACATTTTTTTAGCAGTGGCATTTATGCTTACTAAACTAtcaataaaacatgaaatatatatCCTTCttaattaaactgtaaaaaaaaaggggaaaatgcaaaatttgtttatatagcaaaacaacaatataatattgggattacaaaaataatttttgttttacaaacaatatgtacattttttttctctcaaatgaaatgaaaacaaacaaacaaaaatgcccAGCAATCGCTTTACTTATGCCACAACTGAGAAGTAGGAGGTGTTCTCGCTCTCCACAGAGCTGAAGGAACCTGTTGGCCTGCGAGTGATTCCTTGATCCTGCGCCCATTTGGTCAACCCAAGGCATTTAGCAGAACTCAAAGCTGTCTTGAACATCTGGAAAAGCTCACGGCGGAACTTGACACCCACAAAGCCGTATAGCAGTGGGTTGAGGGCGCTGTGAGCCAGTCCCAGGGTCTCTGTCACCATGATGCCGATATCAAGCACGTAGTGCAGCTCGCAGCTGGAACTCACTATTTCCAGTATCATCAAGCTGTCAACCATCTTAAAGATGTTGTATGGTGCCCAGCAAAACACAAACACGGCCACTAGGCAGATGATGAGCCTGAGGGAGCGTCGCTTCTGCCTGCGTGTGCTTGTGTGACACAATGTGTGGAAAATGCGTAAGTAGCAGTAGAGCATTACCAGTAGTGGGAGGCCAAAGCCTAGCAGCAGGTTGACGAGCTGCAGGCTTAGCTGCCATTGTTTAAAACTCTCACTTTTGAAGTCTAAAATGCACACTTGCTTATCATAGCCAGGTAGCACCACCACAGTTCGGAAATGGATGTCAATGGCAGCAAGACCGATGCAGCAGATCCAGATCAGTGCACAGGCTAACTGAGCCAGGCATGTATTGTGCCTCCAGCTGGTGTGGATGGCATGGACGATAGCCAAGTAGCGATCAAAGCTGATGCAGGCAAGGAAGAGCACGCCGCAGTAGACATTCAGTGAAAAGAGTGCACCTGCCACTTTACATACGCCTGTGGTGAACACCCACTCACTGATCCACTGGCCTGCAAAGAAGGGCAGCGTCAGGGCTAGCAGAAGGTCAGAGATGGCCAGGTGGAGCAGGAATGTGTCGGTCAGCGAGAAGGAGCAGGGACTGTGGTGGGACTGACGATAGCGGCGGATTACAAACAGCACTAGCACGTTACCCAGTACAGCCAGGATGAAGATCATGATGTAGGCTGTAGGGGCAAACAGACGAATGAAACGCCATGTTTCTGCCAGATTGCAGGGTGAGGAATTTTCATCTGTTTCGTTATAGTCCAGATAATCTGAAACAGATTGGGAACTCtaagacacaaacacatgaaGGTTAGAGTTGTCTTTGGCTATATAATGAACACTAAAGTTGAAATTTAAGGCCACATACACATAGATCATATATTAATGTGCCCCATATTAACAACATTGTGAGCTGTAAAGTTTTTACCTTGATGGTTTAAGGGAAATGATCAGCTAACGTAAATCTGTAATATTTCGTGGGATTTATTAAATTGCACAGCTTAATCCAGGGCAGCTCAAACGAGTTAAGACAGTAGTTtcagtaaaaaaacaacaacaacaacaaaaaaaaaacaatttgctTTATGGTGAGATATGCTTATTATAGACAGTGCTAAAAAAACACAGGATGGTGGATTCACACAAAATTAGAGTGTGCAATagctacatttaaataaataaataaataaataaatgtttggctagctagctaactagctagcccATTATAAAGCTTAGTTTATCTTGGCAAGTGTTTTCCCCCCCAAAGTTCTCTGGCGCTTGCCTAATCTCCTAACCCTAAACTGAAAATGCACTAAACCCCCACTCTTTATCACACACCACTCTGGAAATGCTTTGAAGCCAATTTCACAAGAAGAAGAACTCTAAAAATAACTCTTGTCTTGGCAGGCTTTAAAACCATTGCtacaataaaatctaaaatccaTGTTAACTACCTAGATATCTATCTAACTAGCCAGTCAACTAAAGCAATAGTCTAGGTAAGGTCTATGTTGTGTAGTGTTTGCGATGCCATTTCTTGAACATTATTGCTAATAGACAATTTAAATGATATAGAGTAACAATGTGAATCATAAGGAGGTGTAAATGGAAATTCCAGTTTTATAAGggggtttattttttattttttttatttaaatttttttcatattttaaactaGGGGAATGGCATCCTCATCCTCACACTTTGTCTCACGTACTCCTCAAGTACTTGGCtggtatatacatatacacacacacacaggtttgaaTCATACACCGGGATTAAATAGTGGGAATTTTCCATCATCACATAGAACTGAGGAAGCCGCAAGGatgagcttttttatttttattattattattttaaaattactttagcttttgcaaaatattttttaaccataaaattgtattttaatcaCTTGCATAGTGTAGCATTTTATATCTATTTTGGAATTGCACAGTAATTAAGTGTGTCCTGCTTAAAATGGAATGCataataaattgtattaattaaagacaTAGGGATTGTTTTCGTTGGTTAAAGGTAACTTGGGGATAAAATCATAGGACTTGTAGCAAATGAACTATGATCTTTGCAGAAATCTTTActaattattgtaatttatttcaaatttctaatttaaattaaatcaaattcatCATCTGGgtcagaaataataaatatgacaacCCAGAAACAATGGTAAAAATGACCCATTTTGGAATCATAATCAACCAGTTTTTTGTAGTTAATGCAACAAGTATATTGCATTGTACACATAATCCAACAGTGCGTGGTCAGATTAACTCAACTCATGTAGTTTGTTATCAGTGTTAGGGTGTATCTAGCTACAAGTAGAAATGCTACTAGCTTAGCTACATATAACTAGCTAGAGCTTTCCAGAAGCTAATTGAAAGATAAATAATGAAGTGAGCTCTTTCTGtatctgttgctttttttgtgaTTATAATGTTAACTGCTTcttaaaaatagaaaagcaaaatcTCTTTGTTATGGGATATCCTCACAGTTTTTCCTCAGTTTGACAAAGTAGCTTCAGTATCTATCTTAATATATATGTTAAATGATGAGTAGCTTGGAGCCTAAAAAGTTGGAAAATAGCTTCCCCAGCACTgcctgttatatatttataagtatATACTCAGTGTGGAATTATGAAATGACTCAGATTGGTTACATTTAACCACAAACAGGCATAAACTAGACAAGGCAAAGTAAGCAGTCAGTAAGCAGACTATGGTTAAAACACTAATCAAGTTAGTCAGAAAACAAAGGCTTGGAACCACCACAGGCACAATGCTGGAGCAAAGTCTGATCACAGTCCGGGTTATTTAAAAGGAGTAACGTGATTGCAAACAGGTGAGTTCCATTCGTAATCAGGTGACTGGGAACAGAAGTAATATGTGACGCGGTCCTGTGCTGAGGATCATGGGAGATGTAGTCTGCAACTTCAAGCGTTGCAATTATTTCATCAAGctattaaaaattctttaaaaaaagactccTAActcatgtttataataatctgaaGTTTCAAAACTGGAAGTTTACACCACTAACTCATAGTGAGAAGCTTCACACTCCAGTCAGTGACAGAAACCTGTGTGCATCagttttgtaaaatgttatatataatataaatacatcagTTACCTTTGCCCAAGATTTAATCGCCACTGTTTTTTATCCAGTTTCTCATTCATACCAGTAAACCTTCCACCACTGCCTAGCGTctaaaactatatatttatcAGACATGATGACTTGTTGTCTTCTCCCTAGTGTCACACAGACACAAGTTGTGTTTTGACAGTGTAAGCATGAAATAAACCTGCGCCCCCAGAAGGGTCCCCAGTAAAGTTGCTAGTAAAGCAACATTAGTTTTGTTTAAactcaaaaatgatcaaaatagaACACAATATAGCTTAAGTCATGTGTTTGAGATTTAAGAGGCTTGCAATTAATAGACTATCCAAGTACAAATGAACAGGCAATGTCACCATGCATCTCTTTAACCTAGTGAAAATACACATATTAATGTCAAGTAATAACAACTAACAGTTTCTCAAATGAACTTACATAGTCTGCAGGTGTTGCCATTGTCACCAAGAATACTGGACATTCAACAGTGCCAAAGTGGTCTTACAGTCtctcctgtctttctgtctgttcagcacatattacacagagagatgaagagtgatggaaagagaaaaaaaggaagtgagGTTTACAGAAGCAGAATCCTTACGAAATGCATAAACCTTACAAAGGGAAGTGGCCCCAGGTTTTGCCACATGTATTTGTgggaaaaatatacaaaaacacaaacagaaatgttgtaacaaaagaagaagaagaagaagaagaagaagaagaagacgaacaacaccaacaacaggtAGTTAGATATGAGATATGAGACAGAAGTGGGACAGATgacattattctctctctcctatcaATCAGAGTGACATTATGCAGTtatgggcatctgtgagttcatgtatatAGAAAGGGACAGCTAGTGCTCAGCTACTGCCCTGTGATGTGGCATgtacagcagtttgaaaaaagaTGCAGTAGCTCAGAGGAAGCACctgctagccttcaccctccctggtgaACTGGCAAATTACAAAATAGggagatggatagacagacatacagatagatagatttttgcTTTATAAATGCTGTATTGTGCCTCCTGTTAGAAAGTGGCAGAGAAATGAATGAAGGATGACTGGTGTACTGCTTTGGGAAAGTCATAAAGTCAAATGAAAGGGAAAATGGTTGCATGTacatataaattgtaaaatgtggTTGTATGAGCACTTTCTGAGGAGTATTGCCATCAGTATTATGAGGAACAGCCACAGACAGAGGAAGTGAAAAAGCTGAAGATGTGGACAGCAAAAGTATGGTTTAATGAGTTGCTCAACTGTAGCTGCATGTCTGACCACAAGCTCTGCTGTGCTATTTACTATTCACTTTGTTAACAGCACAGACATTTCTCCTAATCTGTATTTGCTTTGCAGATCACAAATGTCTTATTAGTTTATATTTAGTATGTAAGTCTTTTCCAATCACTatttggttttatattttaaatgctcaaaatcatttcagatttatgTTCAAATCTAGTGAAATGTGCCCATGCAATTTCTTAatctcaaggtttcttttctGTAGTGACCTCATGTAGCACAGCGTGGCACTGTTGCTTTACtcatataaaatgtacatgctTTAGATGCAGATTTCGTACAGTCACAAGTGTGTAATACTTATTATTTGTAAGTGTATTAGCACATGCTTATCCAGTAGCATGTTGCAAAAGTGCTTAATGAGAAACTTGTGGTCTAGTAACTAGTTGTTTATTAGTTATGGACAAACTAATCctgaaaaattttattttgttgagTTTAACTATCATATTATGGGATATCAAATTAAATTCACCggtggttttaaaaaaagaaattattattgttattgttgtataATTGTCAGGTTAATAATGATAACTTTAGGAAGGAGCAAAAAAGTTGTATGTAGGTATGTATGTAGGCCTAAATAATAAgactttattaataaaaaagaatagTGCTTTACAGTGTGGGGATTTAGCAGCAGTGTTGGAAAGGCCTACCATATAGAAACATAACCCTTTTTTAACACTGAAAGTATTAAATAACTGAAAGTATTTTCCAATTAGGAAATGAGCATCTGGCGCATACGGGATGTGAGAGCAGAACAGATTCCTCAGCCTGATTTCCTCAGAAACTGCTAATTACATTGTTGTGTATAATAGTCAGGAACTACTGTGTGTTGTCTCTGGACATTTGTCTCTGTCAGTGCACTGTTCAAACATCTCTTAAGTCCTTTTATAAGAAGAAAAGTATTTCATGGTTATCGAATGGGGTGTTTCGATATGCTACAGAACTTTACTTTCCAGGGCCATAACTGCATTCAGTGCAGGAAAAAACCATTTACTGCCTGAGTGAACACTCAGTGACTTGCCTTGGTGAGTAAATAGTAAAGTCAAACACATCCACAGATTCAGTTCACTGATAAGCcttttatacaaatatatactcTTTTAAACAAATCCTAGTCTCATTCTCATTTTGTCCATGTGCTCTCTTTTGTACCTCAGACATAAAAGAATCaaacaggactttttttttattttgtacattaaacAAAGCTATATTTTTTTAGTCGCCATATGGGTCATACTTTTTATGTTGTGCCTTTTGGATCTTGAGGTATTTAGAAAATTTGTTTAGCCTTTATGGTGCACTTAACCtgaatttatattacatatcctctctctcttcctcaaaGTAAATGATTGACATAAGAAGAACATGTATGTGCTATGGGTTTATTCTGCCCTGCTAGGAAGTATTTAACAGGGTGGAACATAACAGGGTggaaacacacaagcaatattAGTAACTATATCAGGAAAATTAGTCAGTGTGGTGCAATAATGGTTGACATTGAACATACTTTGAAACATTCCACAGAAATGTGTATTCTGTCTAACGGGttggaatgtgtgtgagagcaagTTGAAGCATCAGCTGAGTGTGATGCCAGTTCCAACCAAGAAATACAGtgaaatacaaagaaatattCATAAAGACAAATTTGTAAGAAAACTGTATAAATACTTATTGTACTTTGTTATGaaactgtatttactgtattactgtattttgtTCTGAAAAAAGTTTCAACAAAGAAAGTGGCAAATACAATATGACCATATGACCAAGAGCACAAACCAAAAGGTATACAAGTGCATAAATTCAGTTTtcatattatgtatatatgtatacacgtTATACACTATAAAATATTTGTCTTTAGGGACAGAAAAGGAAGTATTATTAAGTAGATTCAGTTTAATTTCATATAAAGAATTAGAGAAGGCATTAAAGCAATTGATATGGTTTGTAAAACTGTAGCAGAGGTTATCGAAACTGCATCAATCAAGAAGAATTTAAAGAATTGAGTTCATCCACCCTTTTACGGTAAGACCACCTCCATGTGCACACATAAACACCAAAAAATGTTCTACACATGTGTACTACATTCATGAAGATAAGAGTgtgtaatgggaaaaaaaaacagaaacctaACTCGCCCCAAAATCAAAcaccattttcttttataaCATGGCAGGTAAGCCACCCACCCAGTAGTTCTTATCACGCCAACAGGTTGCCTTAGCACCTGGTTGTGACATCATTATAAGTATAAACGGTAAGGATATCTTTTCTCCTCCCATTTGTGCTGCTGACTGTGAACTCCCACATTCGCCAAGATACACAACCTGATACGGACCAAGAGTAAGTTTTTTATTATAACGAAAATATTTTAGAGGATATTTTGAAGGTTTGAAGTACATCAGGGGATGTACTACTTAATACCTAATTGATATTAGGTATTGTAAAAACAGTAGATTTTAACATTTATCAGATACTTAGGCACTGGTTTAAGTGTTATGCGTATGGTATATCTCTTAAAAACGATCATGTTTTTAAGAGATATACCATACGCATAACACTTAAACCAGTGCCTAAGTGTGTTGTATTGAAGCCTAGTAGGTACCATACCATTTTAgacattatcatttttatatattatgtgtgtttgttgcagTGATGACATATCAGAGTGAAGTGATTAACACACAGCCTCAGGTGACAGTCACCAGTTACACTGTCTCCACTGGTTCCTCTGACTGGAGCTCCAATCTCTGCGACTGCTGTGATGACTGTGGCATCTGTAAGTgagtgtatgtctgtgtatatgggagaaaaagcaagagagatgcttttttttgcatccaagtgttttttatttataatagcaTTATTAGTGGGCAGCGTAGTGGTCCAGTGGTTagctgccacctcacagctctagggttTGATTtcagctcaggttactgtgtgtgtgtgtgtgtgtgtgtatacatgtgtttcacatggtgtgtctgtgtgggtttcctcccacctcccaaaaacatgatgaTTGGTGGAcaggctactctaaattgcccataggtgtgaatgtgtatgtgcatggtgccctgtgttAGACTGGCATCCGATCCAGGCTctattcccacctcacatccagtgttcctgggttAGGGTTCGGATCCACTGCAAACCTGACTCAGATAAAGAgcatactgaagatgaattattattaatattagtgaGAGTAGTACTAGGAGTAGTGTTGGCTACCAGTGAGGTGAGCATCATTATGGCTGCTGTATTACTCTGAACTCCTGACTGATATCTGGTGAATGTGTGATTGGTCATTTAGCCCTTCTTACACCATTaggttttaattttttcctgATTTTAGCTATTATAACAGATGTAACCAAGaatctttgctttttttttttggaaaaattgaCTTTTCTGTTCAACCGAAACTAATGGCCAATTcagatttaataaatgaagGAGGCAGGTGCAGAATGTATACAGTGGAACACAGTGTTTGTTCAATATGCTTCTTCTCTGCTGAGAATTTTCAAATGAAGTGATCAATATTTATGGTGCATTGCCCATTATTATGgtaatactgtatatgatgaGAAATTTATGGAGGCCAGCCTTTCAAGGTGACTAGTCCTTCCCTATAAAAGAATGGctgctctgtgtctctctctccacaggcctctGTGGTACATTTATCCCCTGCATCCTGGGTTGTAAGGTGGCACAGGACCATGGGGACACCTGCTGTCTACCCTTTCTGCCTGGAGCCATGATTGCTTTAAGAACCAGCATTCGTGACAAATACCAGATCAATGTAAGTTTATCTGTAATAGGAT contains:
- the cxcr3.2 gene encoding C-X-C chemokine receptor type 3-2; this encodes MATPADYSSQSVSDYLDYNETDENSSPCNLAETWRFIRLFAPTAYIMIFILAVLGNVLVLFVIRRYRQSHHSPCSFSLTDTFLLHLAISDLLLALTLPFFAGQWISEWVFTTGVCKVAGALFSLNVYCGVLFLACISFDRYLAIVHAIHTSWRHNTCLAQLACALIWICCIGLAAIDIHFRTVVVLPGYDKQVCILDFKSESFKQWQLSLQLVNLLLGFGLPLLVMLYCYLRIFHTLCHTSTRRQKRRSLRLIICLVAVFVFCWAPYNIFKMVDSLMILEIVSSSCELHYVLDIGIMVTETLGLAHSALNPLLYGFVGVKFRRELFQMFKTALSSAKCLGLTKWAQDQGITRRPTGSFSSVESENTSYFSVVA
- the cnfn gene encoding cornifelin homolog, which produces MMTYQSEVINTQPQVTVTSYTVSTGSSDWSSNLCDCCDDCGICLCGTFIPCILGCKVAQDHGDTCCLPFLPGAMIALRTSIRDKYQINGSICDDWLVMACCPLCGLCQMAREQKMRG